From a region of the Triticum aestivum cultivar Chinese Spring chromosome 7D, IWGSC CS RefSeq v2.1, whole genome shotgun sequence genome:
- the LOC123166207 gene encoding uncharacterized protein, whose translation MPDRTGATMLEDLPEEMMHKILIRLPSKAVGRCRAVSTSWHSATSTPEFMLEHRRRQPSLPIVDGQGRPASYVVLGDAGAGTSNQELWPFLQDCKHRFKNSLKGSCDGFFIMYLWTRSHFFICNPVTRKSVVLMQPQGLNFVVGFYCHHPTGEYRVLWVSQSYDLSTSRLYIVTVGSDKPRHAIVRMQTASSPSMEQKLLNELRLSSDHSPAVHHHGSLHWCLYDASDIMGGGGDIIVFDTEAESFRWMRSPAQPCPNRKLFDMKGTLACWAGLTPSFTAIDVWVMQDYEAEIWTFKYWIELSTVEASRQLYLSSVKKKKKKKTPLDSAVQSFSDMAVINECELLIMFNNKHVLRCDIDGKFLGLVNIGKSQYCMGLSQHRLQESIIAIPS comes from the coding sequence ATGCCTGACAGGACCGGCGCAACCATGCTCGAGGATCTGCCCGAGGAGATGATGCACAAAATACTCATCCGGTTGCCATCCAAGGCCGTCGGCCGCTGCCGTGCTGTCAGCACGTCTTGGCACAGTGCCACATCCACACCTGAATTCAtgctcgagcaccgccgccgccagccatcGCTCCCTATTGTCGATGGGCAGGGGCGGCCCGCCAGTTATGTCGTCTTAGGTGACGCTGGTGCTGGCACCTCAAATCAAGAGCTCTGGCCCTTTCTCCAGGACTGCAAACACCGTTTTAAGAATAGCCTCAAAGGCTCCTGTGATGGCTTCTTCATTATGTACCTCTGGACGCGGTCCCATTTCTTCATCTGCAACCCGGTCACCCGCAAgtctgttgtcctaatgcagcctCAAGGGCTCAACTTCGTAGTTGGTTTCTACTGCCACCATCCAACTGGAGAATATAGGGTGCTCTGGGTCTCGCAGTCATATGACTTGTCTACATCTAGATTATACATCGTCACAGTGGGATCGGACAAGCCGAGGCATGCAATAGTCAGAATGCAGACGGCCTCATCGCCTTCCATGGAACAGAAGTTACTGAATGAGCTGCGATTGTCATCCGACCACTCACCAGCAGTCCACCACCATGGAAGCCTCCACTGGTGTCTTTATGATGCTAGTGACATCATGGGAGGTGGTGGAGACATTATTGTGTTTGACACAGAAGCCGAGTCATTCCGTTGGATGCGTAGTCCTGCTCAGCCATGCCCTAATAGGAAATTGTTCGACATGAAAGGGACACTTGCTTGCTGGGCCGGCTTGACTCCTAGTTTCACTGCTATTGATGTCTGGGTGATGCAAGATTATGAGGCGGAAATCTGGACTTTCAAGTACTGGATTGAACTTTCAACGGTGGAGGCATCACGGCAACTTTATTTAAGTTcagtcaaaaagaaaaagaaaaagaaaacaccacttgaTTCAGCGGTGCAATCATTCAGTGATATGGCTGTGATAAACGAGTGTGAGTTGCTGATCATGTTTAATAACAAGCATGTGTTGCGTTGCGACATTGATGGCAAGTTCTTAGGTTTGGTTAATATTGGAAAAAGTCAATATTGTATGGGGCTTAGTCAGCACCGCCTTCAGGAGAGCATTATTGCAATTCCATCATGA